The Bubalus kerabau isolate K-KA32 ecotype Philippines breed swamp buffalo chromosome X, PCC_UOA_SB_1v2, whole genome shotgun sequence genome has a segment encoding these proteins:
- the LOC129638757 gene encoding melanoma-associated antigen B4-like, which yields MLVQHMLCKYKMRELIKRSEMLKAISGRYMKQFPEILSRASEHMEVVFGLVLKEVRPNSHCYTLVSNLDLSDSESMRGDLGLPKNGLMMPLLSFIYLNGPRISEEHIWKFLNILGIYDGRRHFIFGDTRKLITEDLVREEYLEYRQVPGSNPPRYEFFWGPKALTETNKNKVMEFLAKVNDTVPDAFLAQYEESFRQEVKSTGTRSAARVDTSASVMAGTSASVMAATSASGMAATSALGMADFSASGMAGMSAWVTAGMSASVWDSPSAAAQAQYLASARPGISTAASAGPSASASAHARAVSSHSSRP from the coding sequence ATGTTGGTGCAGCACATGCTGTGTAAGTATAAGATGAGGGAGCTCATTAAGAGGTCTGAAATGCTGAAGGCAATCAGTGGAAGGTACATGAAGCAATTCCCAGAGATCCTCAGCAGGGCCTCTGAGCACATGGAGGTTGTGTTTGGCCTGGTGCTGAAGGAAGTTAGACCCAACAGTCACTGCTATACCCTGGTGAGCAACCTAGATCTCAGCGACAGTGAGTCTATGAGAGGTGACTTGGGGCTGCCGAAGAATGGTCTTATGATGCCTCTGCTGAGTTTCATCTACCTGAATGGCCCCCGTATCTCTGAGgagcacatctggaagttcctgaatATTCTGGGCATCTATGATGGAAGAAGGCACTTCATCTTTGGAGACACCAGGAAGCTCATCACAGAAGATCTGGTGCGGGAAGAGTACCTGGAGTACCGCCAGGTGCCCGGCAGCAATCCCCCTCGCTATGAGTTCTTCTGGGGTCCTAAAGCGCTTACAGAAACCAACAAGAATAAAGTCATGGAGTTTTTGGCCAAGGTCAATGATACGGTCCCTGATGCCTTCTTGGCGCAATATGAGGAGTCTTTCAGACAGGAAGTAAAGAGCACCGGGACCAGATCTGCAGCCAGGGTTGACACTTCTGCCTCGGTCATggctggcacttctgcctcagtcatggctgccacttctgcctcgggcatggctgccacttctgccctGGGCATGGCTGACTTTTCTGCTTCAGGCATGGCTGGCATGTCAGCCTGGGTTACTGCAGGCATGTCTGCCTCGGTCTGGGATAGCCCTTCTGCTGCAGCCCAGGCTCAGTATCTTGCCTCAGCCAGGCCTGGCATTTCTACTGCAGCCagcgctggcccttctgcctcggccagtgcCCACGCTAGGGCCGTATCCAGCCACTCATCTCGCCCCTAG